Proteins from a genomic interval of Zingiber officinale cultivar Zhangliang chromosome 2A, Zo_v1.1, whole genome shotgun sequence:
- the LOC122041970 gene encoding cytochrome P450 71A1-like codes for MRGGAMLHTCTMLFQFFHPSHLLLLLPFLFLLVHFLRRTQSRKSPTHLLPPSPPTLPVIGNLHQLSGSLPHRILQELSTKYGPVMLLHFGSVPTVIVSSPTAAEEVLKSRDVAFATRPHTTVTHRLFYGNQDLVFSKYGEQWRQLRRIATVHLLSHTRVLSFSPARQAEVALLVADIRSAAAASRPVNVSDVIIEFTSNFICRVALGRTYSEEKGKGSKVNKLFEEMTALLVAFPLRDHIPWLGWLDRLNGFDYKVKKVALEFDTFIEQVIQEHIKMRNSNERTHNSEDLVDILLSLGDVDSSVSLSQENIKGLIFDMFGAGTDTTFATIEWVMTELMRHPNAMRRVQEEIREVVGAEAKQEIIGEEKLEEMKYLRAVIMEALRLHPIVPLLLPREASVDTQLQGYHIPKGTRVLVNAWALGRDPKLWDKADEFCPERFWNTSDCDFKGKDFRYLPFGAGRRGCAGIGMAEVTLELVLATLLLHFDWELPDGMRAEELDADEGHGIVIHRKSKLVLVAKPRRH; via the exons ATGCGGGGAGGTGCTATGCTTCATACTTGCACTATGCTGTTCCAGTTCTTTCACCCTTCTCATCTTCTCCTCCTCCtgcccttcctcttcctcctcgtcCACTTCCTCCGCCGGACACAATCCAGGAAGTCACCCACCCATCTCCTACCCCCATCTCCACCCACCCTACCGGTCATTGGCAACCTCCACCAGCTCTCAGGCTCCCTCCCCCACCGCATCCTCCAAGAACTCTCCACCAAGTATGGTCCCGTCATGCTCCTCCACTTCGGCAGCGTCCCCACCGTCATCGTCTCCTCGCCGACCGCCGCTGAAGAGGTGTTGAAGTCCCGCGACGTCGCCTTCGCCACCCGCCCCCACACCACCGTGACCCACCGCCTTTTCTACGGCAACCAGGACCTGGTCTTCAGCAAGTACGGCGAGCAGTGGCGCCAACTCCGCCGAATCGCCACCGTCCACCTACTCAGCCACACACGAGTTCTCTCCTTTAGCCCGGCTAGGCAAGCAGAGGTCGCCCTTCTTGTCGCTGACATCCGCTCCGCCGCAGCCGCCTCCCGCCCGGTCAACGTCAGCGACGTCATCATCGAGTTCACCAGCAACTTTATCTGCAGAGTGGCGTTAGGGCGGACGTACAGCGAGGAAAAGGGCAAAGGGAGCAAAGTGAACAAGCTATTTGAGGAGATGACAGCGCTGTTGGTCGCGTTCCCGTTGCGAGACCACATTCCATGGCTGGGTTGGCTCGATCGACTCAACGGATTCGATTACAAGGTGAAAAAGGTCGCTCTCGAGTTCGACACCTTCATCGAGCAAGTCATCCAAGAGCACATTAAGATGAGAAATAGCAACGAACGCACTCATAACAGTGAAGATTTGGTTGATATTTTGCTTTCTCTGGGGGATGTCGATAGCTCCGTTTCTCTCAGCCAAGAGAACATTAAGGGCCTCATCTTC GACATGTTTGGTGCAGGCACAGATACAACATTCGCGACCATAGAATGGGTCATGACGGAGCTCATGCGCCATCCAAATGCGATGCGCAGAGTGCAAGAGGAGATTCGAGAAGTCGTCGGAGCTGAAGCCAAACAAGAGATAATTGGAGAGGAGAAATTGGAAGAGATGAAGTATCTGAGGGCAGTGATCATGGAGGCTCTGAGGCTGCACCCTATTGTACCATTACTGCTTCCGCGAGAGGCGTCGGTGGATACGCAACTGCAGGGGTATCACATTCCCAAGGGCACCAGGGTGTTGGTCAATGCATGGGCCTTAGGTAGGGATCCCAAGCTGTGGGATAAGGCTGACGAGTTTTGTCCAGAGAGGTTCTGGAACACTAGTGATTGTGATTTCAAGGGAAAAGACTTCCGGTACTTGCCGTTCGGCGCTGGCCGGAGAGGGTGCGCTGGCATTGGAATGGCTGAGGTCACCCTGGAGCTTGTCTTGGCCACCTTACTGCTTCATTTCGACTGGGAGTTGCCCGATGGGATGAGAGCAGAGGAGCTGGATGCGGATGAAGGGCATGGAATTGTGATTCACAGGAAATCCAAACTTGTCCTTGTGGCAAAGCCCCGTCGACACTAG
- the LOC122039904 gene encoding cytochrome P450 71A1-like → MLHTCTMLFQFFHPSHLLLLLPFLLLLVHFLRRTQSRKSPTHLLPPSPPTLPLIGNLHQLSGSLPHRILQELSAKYGPVMLLHLGSVPTVIVSSPPAAEEVLKSRDVAFASRPHTTVTHRLFYGNQDLVFSKYGEQWRQLRRIATVHLLSHTRVLSFSPARQAEVALLVADIRSAAAASRPVNVSDVIIGFTSNFICRVALGRTYSEEKGRGSKVNKLFEEMAALLVAFPLRDHIPWLGWFDRLNGFDYKVKKVALEFDTFIEQVIQEHIKMRNSNERTHDNEDLVDILLSLGDVDSSVSLSQENIKGLIFDMFGAGTDTTFATIEWVMTELIRHPNAMRRVQEEIRGVVGGEAKEEIIGEEKLEEMKYLRAVIMEALRLHPIVPLLLPREASVDTQLQGYHIPKGTRVLVNAWALGRDPKLWDKADQFCPERFWNTSDFDFKGKDFRYLPFGAGRRGCAGIGMAEVTLELVLATLLLHFDWELPDGMRAEELDADEGHGIVIHRKSKLVLVAKPRRH, encoded by the exons ATGCTTCATACTTGCACTATGCTGTTCCAGTTCTTTCACCCTTCTCATCTTCTCCTCCTCCtgcccttcctcctcctcctcgtccaCTTCCTCCGCCGGACACAATCCAGGAAGTCACCCACCCATCTCCTACCCCCATCTCCACCCACCCTACCGCTCATTGGCAACCTCCACCAGCTCTCAGGCTCCCTCCCCCACCGCATCCTCCAAGAACTCTCCGCCAAGTACGGTCCCGTCATGCTTCTCCACCTCGGCAGTGTCCCCACCGTCATCGTCTCCTCGCCGCCCGCCGCTGAAGAGGTGTTGAAGTCCCGCGACGTCGCCTTCGCCAGCCGCCCCCACACCACCGTGACCCACCGCCTTTTCTACGGCAACCAGGACCTGGTCTTCAGCAAGTACGGCGAGCAGTGGCGCCAACTCCGCCGCATAGCCACCGTCCACCTACTCAGCCACACACGGGTTCTCTCCTTTAGCCCGGCTAGGCAAGCAGAGGTCGCCCTTCTTGTCGCTGACATccgctccgccgccgccgcctcccgcCCGGTCAACGTCAGCGACGTCATCATCGGGTTCACCAGCAACTTTATCTGCAGAGTGGCGTTGGGGCGGACGTACAGTGAGGAAAAGGGCAGAGGGAGCAAAGTGAACAAGCTATTTGAGGAGATGGCAGCGCTGCTGGTCGCGTTCCCGTTGAGAGACCACATTCCATGGCTGGGTTGGTTCGATCGACTCAATGGATTCGATTACAAGGTCAAAAAGGTCGCTCTCGAGTTCGACACCTTCATCGAGCAAGTCATTCAAGAGCACATTAAGATGAGAAATAGCAACGAACGCACTCATGACAATGAAGATTTGGTTGATATTTTGCTCTCTCTGGGGGATGTCGATAGCTCCGTTTCTCTCAGCCAAGAGAACATTAAGGGCCTTATCTTC GACATGTTTGGTGCAGGCACAGATACAACATTCGCGACCATAGAATGGGTCATGACGGAGCTCATACGCCATCCAAATGCGATGCGCAGAGTGCAAGAGGAGATTCGAGGAGTCGTCGGAGGtgaagccaaagaagagataatTGGGGAGGAGAAATTGGAAGAGATGAAGTATCTGAGGGCAGTGATCATGGAGGCTCTGAGGCTGCACCCTATTGTACCATTACTGCTTCCGCGAGAGGCGTCGGTGGATACGCAGCTGCAGGGCTATCACATTCCCAAGGGCACCAGGGTGTTGGTCAATGCATGGGCCTTAGGTAGGGATCCCAAGCTGTGGGATAAGGCTGACCAGTTTTGTCCAGAGAGGTTCTGGAACACTAGTGATTTTGATTTCAAGGGAAAAGACTTCCGGTACTTGCCGTTCGGCGCTGGCCGGAGAGGGTGCGCTGGCATTGGAATGGCTGAGGTCACCCTGGAGCTTGTCTTGGCCACCTTACTGCTTCATTTCGACTGGGAGTTGCCTGATGGGATGAGAGCAGAGGAGCTGGATGCGGATGAAGGGCATGGAATTGTGATTCACAGGAAATCCAAACTTGTCCTTGTGGCAAAGCCCCGTCGACACTAG